The genomic window ATCGCGCGCTGTCGTCCGAAGATTTTCATCGAGGTGGATCATCGCAACCGGGAGGTGTTTGACGCGCTGATGGACGAGTGGGGCTATGAGAAGGTGACGGAATTTTCCTCTTCGAAGGTGAATCAGAACCTGCTGATGAAGCCAAAACCCAAGCCGAGGCTGAAATCGAAGCGGAAACCGAAATGAACGCTCCCGCGACCCCCGGCAAGGCCCATCCGGCAAAACGGCGCGCGGTCTTGCGTGCGGCGCTGGCCCCATCACGACCGATGCGGGTCTGTGATGTGGGCGCCAACCCGCTCAGCGACCCGCCTTATAAACCGCTCTTGGATGACGGGCTTTGCCATGTCTTTGGGTTTGAGCCGAACCCGGAGGCGTTTGAAGAGTTGCAAAAAGCGAAATCGGCGCAGGAGACCTATTTCAAAGAAGCCGTGGGCCTGCCCGGTGACCGGACGCTTTATCTGCATCCCTGGTCCGGTTTTTCATCGCTTTATCCAATGGACCGGGTTGCCCTGAAATCCATTGGCAAAGAGAAATGGATCAGACCGGCGAAAACCCGGGAAGTCCCCCTGAACCCGGTGACGCTGGATATGCTGGCCGATCTGCCTGCGATTGATCTGCTGAAGATGGATCTGCAAGGCGGCGAGTTGGAGGTGCTGCGCGGCGGGATCGGCAAGTTGAGCCAGACCGTCGCGGTCGTGACCGAGGTTCGGTTTCATCGGATTTACGAAAATGAACCGCTCTTCGGCGATCTGGATCAGGAATTGCGCCGTCAGGGATTCAAACTGCACAAGTTCATGTTCACCAAATCGGTGATGATGCCCCATGATCATGAAGACAAGGTTCTGCGACCCCGTCTGACCAGCCAGTTGCTGGATGGCGATGCGGTGTATATCCGCGATACGGATTGGGCAGAAACCCTGACCGATGATCAGCTGATCTATCTGGCGCTGGCCGCCGATACGGTTTTTGACAGCCCCGACATGACGCTTCTGTGCCTTGATATCCTGTCGTCACGGGGGCAGGTGCCGGGTGATCTGGCCGCAGAATATATCGCCGAATTCCCCGTCCATCAGTTACGCAAGGAAGAGACGCAATGACCGCGACATCCCCCGTTCTCACCCCCGACGAGGCCAATGGATTTCCGATGCAGCCGGGCCAGCCCTCCGAGAAGTTCGGGGCCAAGCTTGTTGATGTGAACGGCCCCCTTGGCCTGACCGCGATCGGGGCGATGATGACCATCGTCCAGCCCGGCAAACGGGCGTTTCCGTTTCACAATCATCTGGCCAATGACGAGATGTTCGTGATCCTGGAAGGGCAGGGGACCTATCGCTTTGGCGATGCGGAATATGCGGTGAAGGCCGGGGATATCTGCGGTGCCCCGAAAGGCGGGCCAGACCGGGCGCATCAGCTGATCAATACCGGGGATGGGGTGCTGCGCTATCTGGGCATTTCCACCCGCAACGACCCCGATGTGGTGGAATATCCTGACAGCGGAAAATTCGCCGCCCTGGCTGTCGCGCCGGGGCGGATTTCATGTCGGCCCATCTGCGTTTTATCGGCCGGGTCGAGGACAGCACCGATTACTGGGACGGAGAAGAGCTGTAACCGTCACACCGCTTTTGATTGCCACGGGCAGGCGCCATTGTCCTGCCGGGAATTTTAAAAACACGCAGGCCCGGATGCGACCGGGTCGCCATGACAGATGAGAAGAGAGAAAAGATGTTAGAGATCAAGAACCTGCATGTATCCCTTGAGGAAGAGGACAAGGTGATCCTGAAGGGTGTGGACCTGACGGTTGAGACCGGGAAGGTGCATGCGATCATGGGACCCAACGGGTCGGGTAAATCGACGCTCAGCTATGTGTTGTCCGGTCGCGATGGCTATGAGGTGACCGAAGGGTCGGCCATGCTGGAAGGCGCGGATATTCTGGATATGGACCCCGAGGAACGCGCCGCTGCCGGCCTGTTTCTGGCGTTTCAATACCCGGTCGAGATCCCCGGTGTCGGCAACATGACCTTCCTGCGCACGGCAGTGAATGCACAGCGCAAGGCGCGCGGCGAGGAAGAGATGAGCGCCGCCGAATTCCTGAAAGTGATCCGTGCGAAAGCCAAGGCGCTGAAAATCGACGCCGACATGCTGAAACGCCCGGTGAATGTGGGCTTTTCCGGCGGGGAGAAAAAGCGCAACGAAATCCTGCAAATGGCGATGCTGGAACCGAAAATGTGCATTCTGGATGAAACCGATTCAGGGCTTGATGTGGATGCGATGAAACTGGTTGCCGAAGGGGTGAATGCGCTCCGCGATGCGGGCCGTGGTTTTCTGGTAATCACCCATTATCAACGCCTGCTGGACCATATCAAACCCGATTTCGTGCATATCATGGCCGATGGCCAGATCGTGAGAACCGGCGGCCCGGAACTGGCCCTGGAGGTGGAACAGAACGGATATGCCGATATTCTGGCGGAGGTGGCGTAATGGGGATGGCCCAAGCCAAAAAAGACCTCACAGAGACCCGGCTGGCTGATCTGAAAAGACCTGACGGTGCGGTCTGGGCCAATGAGGCCCGCGCGGCGGCCGAGGCGCGGCTGCGTCTGGCCGGCCTGCCCACACGGCGCGACGAATACTGGAAATTCACCGATCCCGCGACGCTGACGGCAGCAGATGCCGGACAGGCGGCGATCTTTGATGCCGGTGACGAGGTTCCGCTTTATGACGGGATCGACCGGCTGAAACTGGTGTTTGTGGATGGTGTCTTTGATGCCGATGCCAGCGATGATCTGACGCTGGAAGGGGTTGAGATCGAGCTTTTGCCCGAGGCTCTGACAAAAGACATCCACTGGGCGAAAGGCCTGTATGGCGTGCTGGAAGAGCGGGGCCAGACTCCGGTTCTGCGCCCGCTTGCGGCGATGAACACGGCCTATGCCACCGCCGGCGTGGTGATCCGCGCCACGGCCAAGGTCACGAAACCGATCAGCCTGACCTATCTGCATGAAGCTGAAACCTCGGATGCGATCCTGCACAATCTGATCAGGGTTGAAGAGGGGGCCGAGGTGACGGTTCTGGAAAATGGCCCCGCCGCTGCGCGTTTCAACAAATGCATGGAGGTCGAGATTGCCGATGGCGGCAGCTTCCATCATGTCCGGGCCCAGGGGCGGGATCATGAACGCCGGGCGATGACACATATGTTTTCCCGCCTTGGCGCGCGGTCGACCTTCAAATCCTTCACCCTGACCGCCAATGGCGTGCTGACGCGCAACGAGAACATTATCGAGATTACCGGCGATGATGCGGTGGCCCATGTGGCCGGCGCTGCACTTGGGGATGGTGCAAACGGTGCCTTCCATCATGATGATACGGTGTTCATCACCCATGATGCGGAACGTTGCGAAAGCCGTCAGGTGTTCAAGAAAGTGCTGCGCAATGGCGCCGAAGGGGTGTTTCAGGGCAAGATTCTGGTCAAACAGGGCGCGCAGAAAACTGATGGCTATCAGTTGAGCCAGGCCCTGCTGCTGGATGAGGACAGCAGTTTTCAGGCCAAACCAGAACTGGAGATTTACGCCGATGACGTGATCTGTTCCCACGGGTCCACCACCGGCGCAATTGACGAGGAAGGGCTGTTCTATCTCCGCTCACGCGGGGTGCCCGAAGATGCGGCAACGGATTTGCTGGTTCTGGCCTTCCTGGCCGAGGCGATCGAAGAGATCGAGGATGATCGCCTGCGCGAGGATATCCTGTTGCGCCTGCATCAGTGGCTGGAGCGGCGGCGGGGTTAACCCATGACGGTCACAACCGATATTGTCCAAAGCTGGCGGCGCCCGCGCCGGGTGCTGCGCCGCCTGCTGGATACGGGCCGCCGCGAGGACCGCGCGCTGGTCTATCTGATGCTGGCCTGTCTGCTGATCTTCGTGGCGCAATGGCCCCGCCTGCAGCGAGAGGCGGTTTTATCCACCGATGTGCCGCTTGAGGCGCTGATCGCGGGCGCGTTGTTCGGCTGGCTTTTCGTGGCGCCGCTGGCGATTTACGGGCTTGGCACGCTCAGCCATCTGCTGGCCCGTATTCTGGGCGGGCAGGGCAGCAATTATTCCGCGCGGCTGGCGCTGTTCTGGTCGCTTCTGGCGACCAGCCCGGGGTTTCTGTTTCACGGTCTGGTCATGGGGATGATCGGGCCGGGGCCTGCGCAAACCGTGGTTGGGTTTGCCCTGCTCTTGGCCTTTCTGGTGATCTGGGGCATGACGCTGATTGAGGCCGAACAGGCCCCGGAAAAACAGAATTGCAAGACAGGGTTGAGATGACCGATACCGCCACATTGGGCGCGCTGTTGCGGTTGGCGCGCCACACGGTTGCAAACCCGCGCGAAGGGGCCGCGACGATGTTGAGCTTTGCACCCTCACGTCAGGCGCTGTGGCTGATGTTTGCCCTGGTGGTCGTGCTCAGCACGTTTTTTGGCGCCATCCTCGGTTTGTTGCGCATCCGGGGCGATGACGCGGTGATGGCGTTTTCACCGGTCTTTCTGGGCCTGACCCTGGGGGTGATCCTGTTTGTCGCGATGCATGCGATCTATCGCATCGGGCGGGCCTTTGGTGGCACCGGCCGGTTCGAGGAAACCATGCTGCTGGTGATCTGGCTGCAATCCATCCTGACCTGCGTGCTGCTGCTGCGGATTCTGGCCCTGCTTGTACTGCCCTGGCTGGAACCGATCCTGGTGCTGGCCGAACTTGCGCTGCTGTTCTGGCTGCTGATCCATTTTATTGCGGTGCTGCACGGGTTCCAATCGCTTGGGCAGGTTTTTGTCATGGTGATCCTGTCGATCATCGGCATCGCGTTTCTGGCTGGTGTGATCTTTGAAATTCTGGGTGTGCCGATACCGCAAGGGGGCCTTTAGATGTATGATGTGCAGGACATCCGTACCGATTTTCCGATCCTCGGGCGGCAGGTGCATGGCAAACCGCTGGTCTATCTGGATAATGGCGCCTCGGCCCAGAAACCGCAGGTGGTGATTGATGCGATCACCCGGGCCTATGGGATGGAATATGCCAATGTGCATCGCGGGCTGCATTATCTGAGCAATCTGGCGACCGAAAAATACGAGGCCGTGCGCGGCACCATCGCGCGCTTTCTGGGGGCGACGGATGAGGCGGAGATCGTCTTTACCTCCGGTACAACCGAAGGGATCAATCTGGTTGCCTATGGCTGGGCCATGCCGCGGATGCAGGCGGGGGATGAAATCATCCTCAGCGTGGCGGAACATCACGCCAATATCGTGCCCTGGCATTTCCTGCGCGACCGCCAGGGGGTGAAGCTGATCTGGGTCGATGTGGATGCCAATGGCGATCTGGACCCCGAGGCGGTTCTGGCCGCCATCACACCGCGCACCAGACTGATCGCCCTGACCCATATGTCGAATGTTCTGGGTACGGTGGTGGATGTCAAAACCGTGGTCGCCGGGGCCCATGCCCGCAATGTGCCGGTGTTGCTGGATGGCAGCCAGGCGGCGGTGCATATGCCGGTGAATGTGGAGGAGATCGGCGCCGATTTCTATGCCATCACCGGCCACAAGCTTTATGGCCCGTCCGGTTCGGGCGCGATTCATATCCGCAAGGAGCGGATGGCCGAAATGCGGCCGTTCATGGGCGGCGGCGATATGATCCGCGAGGTGCAGAAAGACAAGATCATCTGGGCCGATCCGCCGATGAAATTCGAGGCCGGCACGCCGGGTATCGTGCAGCAGATCGGGTTTGGCGTGGCCCTGGACTATATGATGGGTGTGGGGATGACGGCGATTGCCGCCCATGAACGCGCCCTCACGAACTATGCGCGCACCCGGCTGGACGGTCTGAACTGGCTGAATGTGCAGGGAAATTCCGCCACGAAAGGCGCGATCTTCTCGTTCACACTGCACGGGACGGCCCATGCCCATGACATTTCCACCATTCTCGACAAGAAAGGCGTTGCCGTGCGCGCCGGCCATCACTGCGCCCAACCGCTGATGGACCATCTGGGCGTCACCGCCACCTGCCGGGCCAGTTTCGGAATGTACAACACCGAGGCCGAGGTCGACGCATTGGTCGACGCGCTGGAACTGGCCCATGAGCTGTTCGCCTGAGCGTGGGCCACAAGGGCAGGGGCCAGTTTCAGACAGCCCCGGACAAGCGGCATCCTGCAACGCCCGATATGCAAGGTTCCCGATTGCAGCCCCGCCAACATCCCGCTATAGCTCCCGATATCAGCACCCGTAGCTCAGCTGGATAGAGCGCCGCCCTCCGAAGGCGGAGGCCAGAGGTTCGAATCCTCTCGGGTGCGCCATTTTCGCTTTTATTACAGTGCTTTAAATGCCCCCCCCGCAAGCTCACATAAACTTGCTGTCTTGGAACGACCTCACGGCCCAGTCGATAAAGACCCGGACCCGCGACGAAAGCTGGCGACTTCGCGGATATAGAAGGGAGATCGGCACAGTTGGAATGGGAAAGTCGGGCAGAACCTGAACGAGCCTTCCATGCCTGAGATCTTCGTCGATATGGAACAACGGCATTTGTGCCAGACCTAGACCAAGCAATGTGGATAGACGGTAACTCTCCGGGCCGTTAACCGAAACCTGTGTCGATGGTGTCAGACTCTGGATTTTGCCATCTACAAAAAAATCAAGCGGTAAGACTGCACCAGTCGACATCGGCCATATCCCGGCCATTTTGTGGGTCTCCAAATCAGTCAGAGCGGTCGGTGTGCCAAATGTTCTAAGATACTCGGGTGCTGCACAGGTGATCCGCTTAACGCGGCCGAGCGGCCTTACGATCAGGTCACTGTCAGGAAGTTCGCCCCAGCGCAGCGCGCAATCGACACCTTCTTCAACCAGATCCACCCACCGATCCCGTTCGCTGATGGCAAGCTCGATCTCAGGGTAAGCTGCGAGGAATTCTGGCAGGACCGGCAGAATGAAATGTCTGGCCACTGTGCCTTGAACCTCAATCCGCAGCAGACCCTTTGGT from Rhodophyticola sp. CCM32 includes these protein-coding regions:
- a CDS encoding FkbM family methyltransferase, translated to MNAPATPGKAHPAKRRAVLRAALAPSRPMRVCDVGANPLSDPPYKPLLDDGLCHVFGFEPNPEAFEELQKAKSAQETYFKEAVGLPGDRTLYLHPWSGFSSLYPMDRVALKSIGKEKWIRPAKTREVPLNPVTLDMLADLPAIDLLKMDLQGGELEVLRGGIGKLSQTVAVVTEVRFHRIYENEPLFGDLDQELRRQGFKLHKFMFTKSVMMPHDHEDKVLRPRLTSQLLDGDAVYIRDTDWAETLTDDQLIYLALAADTVFDSPDMTLLCLDILSSRGQVPGDLAAEYIAEFPVHQLRKEETQ
- a CDS encoding cupin domain-containing protein — its product is MTATSPVLTPDEANGFPMQPGQPSEKFGAKLVDVNGPLGLTAIGAMMTIVQPGKRAFPFHNHLANDEMFVILEGQGTYRFGDAEYAVKAGDICGAPKGGPDRAHQLINTGDGVLRYLGISTRNDPDVVEYPDSGKFAALAVAPGRISCRPICVLSAGSRTAPITGTEKSCNRHTAFDCHGQAPLSCREF
- the sufC gene encoding Fe-S cluster assembly ATPase SufC codes for the protein MLEIKNLHVSLEEEDKVILKGVDLTVETGKVHAIMGPNGSGKSTLSYVLSGRDGYEVTEGSAMLEGADILDMDPEERAAAGLFLAFQYPVEIPGVGNMTFLRTAVNAQRKARGEEEMSAAEFLKVIRAKAKALKIDADMLKRPVNVGFSGGEKKRNEILQMAMLEPKMCILDETDSGLDVDAMKLVAEGVNALRDAGRGFLVITHYQRLLDHIKPDFVHIMADGQIVRTGGPELALEVEQNGYADILAEVA
- the sufD gene encoding Fe-S cluster assembly protein SufD, which codes for MGMAQAKKDLTETRLADLKRPDGAVWANEARAAAEARLRLAGLPTRRDEYWKFTDPATLTAADAGQAAIFDAGDEVPLYDGIDRLKLVFVDGVFDADASDDLTLEGVEIELLPEALTKDIHWAKGLYGVLEERGQTPVLRPLAAMNTAYATAGVVIRATAKVTKPISLTYLHEAETSDAILHNLIRVEEGAEVTVLENGPAAARFNKCMEVEIADGGSFHHVRAQGRDHERRAMTHMFSRLGARSTFKSFTLTANGVLTRNENIIEITGDDAVAHVAGAALGDGANGAFHHDDTVFITHDAERCESRQVFKKVLRNGAEGVFQGKILVKQGAQKTDGYQLSQALLLDEDSSFQAKPELEIYADDVICSHGSTTGAIDEEGLFYLRSRGVPEDAATDLLVLAFLAEAIEEIEDDRLREDILLRLHQWLERRRG
- a CDS encoding YIP1 family protein, with product MTVTTDIVQSWRRPRRVLRRLLDTGRREDRALVYLMLACLLIFVAQWPRLQREAVLSTDVPLEALIAGALFGWLFVAPLAIYGLGTLSHLLARILGGQGSNYSARLALFWSLLATSPGFLFHGLVMGMIGPGPAQTVVGFALLLAFLVIWGMTLIEAEQAPEKQNCKTGLR
- a CDS encoding YIP1 family protein codes for the protein MTDTATLGALLRLARHTVANPREGAATMLSFAPSRQALWLMFALVVVLSTFFGAILGLLRIRGDDAVMAFSPVFLGLTLGVILFVAMHAIYRIGRAFGGTGRFEETMLLVIWLQSILTCVLLLRILALLVLPWLEPILVLAELALLFWLLIHFIAVLHGFQSLGQVFVMVILSIIGIAFLAGVIFEILGVPIPQGGL
- a CDS encoding cysteine desulfurase encodes the protein MYDVQDIRTDFPILGRQVHGKPLVYLDNGASAQKPQVVIDAITRAYGMEYANVHRGLHYLSNLATEKYEAVRGTIARFLGATDEAEIVFTSGTTEGINLVAYGWAMPRMQAGDEIILSVAEHHANIVPWHFLRDRQGVKLIWVDVDANGDLDPEAVLAAITPRTRLIALTHMSNVLGTVVDVKTVVAGAHARNVPVLLDGSQAAVHMPVNVEEIGADFYAITGHKLYGPSGSGAIHIRKERMAEMRPFMGGGDMIREVQKDKIIWADPPMKFEAGTPGIVQQIGFGVALDYMMGVGMTAIAAHERALTNYARTRLDGLNWLNVQGNSATKGAIFSFTLHGTAHAHDISTILDKKGVAVRAGHHCAQPLMDHLGVTATCRASFGMYNTEAEVDALVDALELAHELFA
- a CDS encoding LysR family transcriptional regulator, which codes for MDRFDAMQLFVRIVERRSFTEAAHDTGVPRSTATEVIKQMEGRLGVQLLHRTTRVVRPTLDGQAYYQRCLSILGDVEDADSAFANAPPKGLLRIEVQGTVARHFILPVLPEFLAAYPEIELAISERDRWVDLVEEGVDCALRWGELPDSDLIVRPLGRVKRITCAAPEYLRTFGTPTALTDLETHKMAGIWPMSTGAVLPLDFFVDGKIQSLTPSTQVSVNGPESYRLSTLLGLGLAQMPLFHIDEDLRHGRLVQVLPDFPIPTVPISLLYPRSRQLSSRVRVFIDWAVRSFQDSKFM